The proteins below come from a single Natrinema sp. SYSU A 869 genomic window:
- a CDS encoding polysaccharide deacetylase family protein, producing the protein MKRRVYLVTAAAATLGGCSALSDSESSDEPDDDDNETDSSDPSDSIDEEPGSFDQFDDLSMWEVMDGSLELDTQRAYVGDQSGRMTADESQQRVMIKRRFDSPRDLSTEFPALAFATEEDVDPVVQLTDTDGNRLLLQCALEPGLPLARHDLAVIDTDGDPDLSAIKHAKISAWAGDRSVTVWVDDFHFVSRPDTGKVLLQFDGGDESVYTRARSTLSDHDFPATAFVPTDYVGGSGYLSKSQLETLQSDGWTIGSHGTTAGDLAGATESAQREQVQGAIEWLEDNGFEDGANYFSYPLNRYDDAAMSVVEENHDIGFVGGYAGHGDLSNPALAPRAVSPDADEARQLLDRTARFRTITTLSYPGLTGASQWAFEETISYLSDLESAGEIEVVGPDDIASNHIYEE; encoded by the coding sequence ATGAAACGACGAGTGTATCTGGTAACGGCCGCCGCAGCGACACTCGGTGGCTGTTCCGCCCTGAGCGATTCGGAATCGTCGGACGAGCCGGACGATGACGACAATGAGACTGACTCGTCCGATCCGTCGGACTCGATCGACGAGGAACCCGGATCGTTCGACCAGTTCGACGACCTCTCGATGTGGGAAGTGATGGACGGTTCGCTGGAACTCGACACGCAGCGAGCGTACGTCGGCGATCAGTCCGGCCGCATGACGGCCGACGAGTCCCAGCAGCGAGTGATGATCAAACGCCGGTTCGACTCGCCACGAGACCTCTCGACCGAGTTCCCCGCACTGGCGTTCGCGACCGAGGAAGACGTTGACCCGGTTGTTCAGCTCACCGACACCGACGGGAACCGGCTGCTCCTCCAATGTGCCCTCGAGCCGGGACTCCCGCTCGCACGTCACGACCTCGCGGTCATAGACACTGACGGTGACCCGGACCTGAGTGCGATCAAACACGCCAAGATCTCCGCGTGGGCGGGCGACCGGTCGGTAACAGTGTGGGTCGACGACTTCCACTTCGTCTCCCGCCCGGACACGGGCAAAGTCCTCCTCCAGTTCGATGGCGGCGACGAGTCCGTCTACACGCGGGCGCGGTCCACGCTATCGGACCACGACTTCCCCGCGACGGCGTTCGTTCCCACCGACTACGTGGGTGGTAGCGGCTATCTCAGCAAAAGCCAACTCGAGACCCTCCAGAGCGATGGCTGGACGATCGGTAGTCACGGGACGACCGCCGGCGATCTCGCCGGCGCGACCGAGTCGGCCCAGCGCGAGCAGGTTCAGGGGGCCATCGAGTGGCTCGAGGACAACGGGTTCGAGGACGGCGCGAATTACTTCTCGTATCCGCTCAATCGCTACGACGACGCGGCGATGAGCGTCGTCGAGGAGAACCACGATATCGGCTTCGTCGGTGGTTATGCCGGTCACGGTGATCTGTCGAACCCCGCCCTCGCACCGCGGGCCGTCAGTCCCGACGCCGACGAGGCGCGACAGCTACTCGACCGGACGGCACGGTTCCGAACGATCACGACGCTCTCCTACCCCGGCCTCACCGGTGCGTCGCAGTGGGCGTTCGAGGAGACGATCTCGTATCTCAGCGACCTTGAGTCGGCCGGCGAGATCGAGGTCGTCGGCCCGGACGATATCGCGTCGAATCATATCTACGAGGAGTAG
- a CDS encoding rubrerythrin family protein, giving the protein MTDPDAFVDTVNEANQTALSRLGSSKSLYAETEGEIETEPVLEATADAEYAAWQTFREWADDEADDDARAVFETTAAEEEDHYETVDGKLADDEYEPEDVPALHEYLRDQADTVSRVGALVGRILASQRSKDQVVGYFVGDADPQTASLFRGFGEDLDDQLERAKALLETVCESDEDWDRAEEAATGAIQAAYDEYVETLEGMGANPKPVC; this is encoded by the coding sequence ATGACCGATCCGGACGCGTTCGTCGACACCGTCAACGAGGCCAACCAGACCGCACTCTCACGACTCGGCTCCTCGAAGTCGCTGTACGCCGAGACCGAAGGCGAGATCGAAACGGAACCCGTCCTCGAGGCGACCGCCGACGCCGAGTACGCCGCCTGGCAGACGTTCCGCGAGTGGGCCGACGACGAGGCAGACGACGACGCGCGCGCGGTGTTCGAAACTACGGCCGCGGAGGAAGAGGATCACTACGAGACCGTCGACGGTAAGCTCGCGGACGACGAGTACGAGCCAGAAGACGTCCCTGCGCTCCACGAGTACCTGCGCGACCAGGCGGACACCGTCTCCCGCGTCGGCGCGCTCGTCGGCCGCATCCTCGCGAGCCAGCGCTCGAAGGATCAGGTCGTCGGCTACTTCGTCGGCGACGCCGACCCCCAGACCGCCAGCCTGTTCCGCGGGTTCGGCGAGGACTTGGACGACCAACTCGAGCGCGCGAAAGCGCTCCTCGAGACGGTCTGCGAGAGCGACGAGGACTGGGACCGCGCCGAGGAAGCCGCTACCGGCGCGATCCAGGCCGCCTACGACGAGTACGTCGAGACGCTCGAGGGGATGGGCGCGAACCCCAAGCCCGTCTGCTAA